The DNA segment GCGCGGTATCCATTGCTCGTCGCCTGCAAGACCCTCTGGCAGAGCTGGTGAAGATTGACCCGAAATCGATCGGTGTGGGCCAATATCAGCATGATGTTAGCCAGTCTATGCTCGCCAAACGACTCGACGCCGTGGTTGAAGACTGTGTGAACGCGGTGGGCGTTGATGTGAATACGGCCTCTGCAGCGCTATTAACTCGCGTTGCGGGTTTAACCACCACCATTGCGCAAAACATTGTCGACTTCCGTGATGAAAATGGTCGCTTTGATGCACGTACTGCGTTAAAGAAAGTGCCACGCTTGGGTCCAAAGGCGTTTGAGCAGTGTGCGGGTTTCCTACGCATCATGGACGGTAAGAATCCTCTTGATGGTTCATCGGTTCACCCAGAGGCTTACCCTGTGGTTAAGGCGATCGCGGAAAAGAACAGCAAAGACATCAAGGCGCTGATTGGCGATTCAGTGTTCTTAAAAGGGCTGCATGCGGTGGATTACACCGATGATAACTTCGGTGTTCCAACCGTTACTGACATCATCAAAGAGCTCGACAAACCGGGTCGTGACCCGCGCCCTGAGTTCAAAACCGCCACCTTTGCTGAAGGTGTGAATGAGGTGAAAGACCTTGAGCCTGGGATGATTTTGGAGGGTGTGGTATCGAACGTGGCCAACTTTGGTGCGTTTGTCGATATTGGTGTTCACCAAGATGGTTTGGTACACATCTCTGCGTTGACTGACCGTTTCGTCTCTGACCCACGTGAAGTGGTGAAAGCGGGCGATATCGTTAAGGTCAAAGTGATGGAGGTGGATATCCAGCGTAAGCGTATTGGTCTGTCTATGCGTCTGAAGGATGAGCCAGGCCAGGATAACCGCCCACAACGCAGCTCAGCACCTCGTGGTCAGCAGCCTGCAAGAGGTCGAGATAATCAACGAGGTGGTCAACGCCTTCGTGATGATGCGGGTAACAGTGCGATGGGTGGTGCATTTGCTGCGGCGTTTGCTAAGGCAAAGAAATAACCCGTTCACCTAAGGCTTAAAGCAACGTCATGCTGAACTTGTTCCAGCATCTAGCTGACGCCATCGGCTATGTCTCGAGTTGCGAGTAGACCCTGAAACGAGTTCAGGGTGACGGTGTGTTAAGGGCAAGCAATACATTTAGCATGGCGAGACAAAAAGGGTCAGAGATAGATACTATCTCTGACCCTTTCTCATAATTAGCCTTACAAAACCGCAATCACATCGGAAGGAGGATGCGGAGCGACAGAGTGGCCGTAGTGATATCGAATCACTGTGCGGCGTCTTGCCATCTGACCTTCTTGTATTGCGGCTTCAATGATGTGCTTGGGTAGCCTAAAACGTATGGTATATCCCTTACCTTGATCTTCGCTGTAGCTGTTAAGCGCAATTAAGCTGAACAGTCGGTCGAGCTCATTTTGAGGAGAGGCCTCGTCTTGCTCCTCTTCCGGTTCGAGATCGTAATCTGGGTGCTCCGCTGGATCCCAGGCTGACTGACGCTGTCGCTTATCATCTTCTTTGATTTTTCTCTCGGCATTGGACTTAGCCAACTCTACCGCAGGCTTCACAGGCTCTGTTGTTCGATTTTCTCTTGCAACCTGCTCCGTTTGCACGTTCACTGACGGGGCTATTAAAGGCATGCTGACATTGTTTGGTGAAACAATCATCGAGTCCTCCTCATCCGCCATGACACCCGCATTGCACAACACTTCTTCAATAAAAAGGGCTGCTTGCGAGCAACTAACGCTAGGTTAGTGATCTGTTATCGACCACAAGCCTCCATTACTTAAACAAAATTAACCAATAAATGTAACAAGTTGCTTATTGAACTCTTCTGACTCGGTAATAAATGGCGCGTGTGCAGATTGAGTGAAGATGAATTGCGAACTGCTCGGCAGAAGCGACTGCATATCCGCAGCCACCTTGACCGGTACCAAACCATCTAATCGGCCGTAAAGCCGCAACACTGGTAGTGTCAATTCTGAAACGGCCTCGCGCAGATCAATATTTGCCAGAAAGCTCAAACCCAGCTGCAGGGCATTTTCGTTAGGGCTAGGACGCGACAGCACCGCTTGTTTAATGGTTTTGACATCTTGCCTTGCTGACGGGCTACCCATCGCTTGAAGCGCCATAAAGCGCTCTATCGTGGTATCAAAGTCTTGCGTGAGTTGTTCGGTAAATGCGGAGAGTACTTGAGGCTTAATCCCTCGCCATGGCAGATCCGCGGCAAACTTGGGGGAACTCGCAACCGTCACCAATTTTTGAACTCGCTCTGGGTGCGAGAGTGCCACTTGGCTGGCGACCAAGCCCCCCAAAGACCAGCCTATCCAGGTAGCTTGCTTTGGAGCTTGCTCAATCAATAGCGAAACAATGCTGTGCATATCAGTGGCTTCAACATCGGCTGAATGACCATACCCGGGAAGATCGACAACATGTACAGTAAAGTGCTGTGCTAGCTGCTGCGCCGTCGCCTCCCATACCGCACCATTCATTCCCCAACCATGCAATAAAATCACATCCGGTCCCTGGCCTTGTGTCTGCCAATGTAATCTTGTGCTCATACTCGCAAAGTCTCCTGCTTGCCCTATCTTCTGACTCTCACTAGGACAAAATCTCAATATTCTTAATCAAGGTGAATCACATCATGTTATCGGATTGGTGGCAAAAAAACATCGCTCGGCTCACTGACCCGAGCTGTTGCCTGTGTAGGATGAATATTGAAGCCGAACAGCTTACATCTTCTCATCACGCCTTTTGGTGTACAAGTTGCGGTAAAGACCTGATTCAGCTTCATCGCTGTCGCCGCTGTGGATTGCCGACTCAGGAGAAGAATGCTGAGCATTGTGGTGCGTGCTTAGCCGCCCCTCCACCGTGGCATCGGCTTTATTGTCTGAGCGGGTATCAACCACCACTGAGTGATCTCGTGACTCAACTGAAACATCAAAGACAGTTCTGGCATGCAAGGCCGCTGGCTCTCGAACTTGCGGCAGTGATTGAAAAGCCCGCTCCTATTATTACCTGTGTGCCAATGCACTGGAGTCGTAGGTTATGGCGCGGTTTTAATCAAAGTGAACACTTGGCGTATTTCTTAGCAAATAGACTTGGCAGTGAGTTTGAACCTAACTTACTGCGTCGGAATAGGCGCACCAAACCACAGCAGGGCTTGAACGCCAGGCAGCGTCAGAGCAACCTAAAGACTGCTTTCGCTATCAATCACCTTTCCTCTCACAAGCATGTCGCGATTGTTGATGATGTGGTTACTACAGGGGCGACTATCGAGCAACTGTGCAAATTACTGCTTGATGTTGGCGTGGAAACCATTGATATTTATTGTGTCTGTCGCACTACCCTGAACGACACCAACCCTAGTGTTTAAACTGAAAAACAGTGGCTAAATAAAATACTAGACCTAATCGTTATCAGGAGTAGAATACAAAAAATAGTTTACAAAAATAGTCAGGTATTAGCCGTGTCACATCCGATTACGATTACTGAATCAGCTCAAGAACACTTTGCCAAGCTATTGGCTCAACAACCCGAAGGCACCAACATCCGTGTTTTCGTGGTAAACCCAGGAACACAAAGCGCTGAGTGTGGCGTATCATACTGCCCACCAGAAGCGGTTGAAGCTACCGACACGGAATTTGCTTACGAACCTTTTTCTGCATACGTAGATGAACTTAGCCTACCCTTCCTAGAAGATGCTGAGATCGACTACGTGACGGATAAAATGGGCGCTCAACTGACCCTAAAAGCACCTAACGCAAAAATGCGTAAAGTGTCTGACGATGCGCCACTGATCGAGCGCGTTGAGTACGTGATTCAAACACAAGTGAACCCGCAACTGGCAGGTCACGGCGGTCACGTAAATCTTGTAGAGATCACTGACGAAGGTGTGGCTATCGTCGCTTTCGGCGGCGGTTGTAATGGCTGCTCAATGGTTGATGTGACGTTGAAAGAAGGCATCGAGAAGCAGCTTATCCAAGAGTTTGCTGGTGAGCTAACGGGCGTGAAAGACGCCACTGAGCACCAAGCGGGTGAGCACTCTTACTACTAAGCCTTGCGCCAACTAAACGATACTAAACACCTCAATACAGCCCTGTATTGAGGTGTTTTATTATGGGTAGTTTTTCTCAACTAATGGGCGAATGGTAAGTTCATCAACCACTGCCTGTGCGGGTTGGCTTGCCATATAAAGAACCGCATCAGCAACTTGCTCTGCGCTCAAGTACCGCGGCCTTTCAGCCTCTCTAAATGGTGTATCAACGCCTCCTGGGTATATCGCGCAAACCTTAATCCCATTCTCCCTAACTTCTTTTCTAAACACCTTCGTTAGCGCGTCAAAGCTTGCTTTCGATGCGGTATATGCGCCGATTCCCTCGTTAGAAAAGTGGCAAACGGTGGATAGGACATTAATGATCATCCCTTCGTTTCGCGGCTTCATGGAACGATTATAAATCTCCTGCATGAAAACAAATGGCGATACAGTGTTAAGTGCGAGTAGCTCATTTAAGGTATCAACGGGTAACGCTTCGACTTTATGTCTTGAGGTATTCGCACCCGCGCAATTGACCAGCACATCGACTTGTCCCAGTTCCAGTAGTGCGCCGATGATAAAGTCTTTGGTCATGTCACTGTCTGTGGCATCAAACGCGCGATAATACATATTGCCGGAATGTTCAGGCAACTCTTCAAGCAAGTGTTTTAGCTTTTGTTCCGAGCGCCCACAAAACGCAACATTCGCGCCGAGTGCAGCTAAACGCATGACGATTTCTCTGCCTATTCCGGAAGTTGCTCCCGTCACCATAACGGTCTTTTGATTCATACTTTGCTGCCCGTTCTCTGTATTCCAGATAGATAACCTCTAATCTAACCTAACTCGGTAGGACGAAATGTGAGCAACACTGAAAAATGTAAACGTTACCACTAAGATCTGACTCTTTTATTCCTCTCGTGTTTTCACCTATAGTAAGGCTATCTACACCTCATGGCCTCACGCCTCAAAGGGAGCTTGCTTTGAAAAAACGTTCTTTACCTAACATCCTTGAAACGAGAGTGGTGGCGCAATCGCGTCTGTTTACGATTGAGTCGCAAGATCTTGAGTTCAGTAATGGTGAAAAGCGTACCTATGAGCGCATGAAACCAAGTGGACGAAATGCGGTCATGATGGTTCCGATTAGCGACTCTGGCGATATCCTCCTAGTGCGTGAATACGCGGCTGGAACGGAGCGCTATGAGCTTGGGTTTCCCAAAGGCTTGATTGATTTAGGTGAAACACCAGAGCAAGCGGCGAATCGTGAACTCAAAGAAGAGATTGGGTTTGGGGCCAACAGCCTTATCCCACTCAAAGAGGTGGTACTCGCGCCTTCCTATTTTTCCAGTAAGATGACGCTGTTCGTGGTGCAAGATCTCTACCCTGAAACATTGGAAGGTGATGAGCCAGAACCACTCGAGATCGTTCGCTGGCCACTAGCACAAGCGGAAGAGTTACTGACTCACTTAGATTTCTGTGAAGCACGCAGTATTACCGCCCTGCTGCTTGCGCTACGCTTTTTAAATAGCCAGTAGTCATCATTTAATTGGACTCTGTTGAAAGGATTTTGCATGACCACCTCACACGACCTCTCTCCTCTTCTACCCAATGTCATCGAGATAGCCCGCTCAGCTGGGCAGCTTATTTTAGACATCTACCAAAAAAAGCAGTACGAGGAGTACACAAAGTCGGATGAAACGCCAGTCACCAGTGCTGATATCGCTGCACACAAACTGATCACCAAACAGCTCTCCGAGCTGACCCCTGATATCCCTGTTCTCTCGGAAGAGGCAGCAGACATTAGCCTAGAAAAACGCGCACAATGGGATCGTTACTGGCTGGTTGACCCGCTTGATGGCACACAAGAGTTCATCGCTCGTAGCGGAGATTTCGCCACCATTATTGCCTTGATTGACAACAATCGTCCGATTATGGGTGTAGTGTATGCCCCGGTTTCAGGTGTCACGTACTACGCATACAGAGATAAAGGCGCGTGGAAGATCCCGGACATGGCTGAGAGTGTGCGGATAAAATCGCACCAGCATCCAGGAAAGATGCAGCCAATCGCGATTGCTATTAGCCGTCGTCAAGACATCAACCGTATCACCGGTCGTATGAGCTCAGCGTGGAACTATGAGCTTGTGCCACTGGGCTCTGCGGCACTAAAGGCGTGTTTAGTTGCGGAAGGTGCTGTGGATTGCTATCTGAGATTAGGGCCGACTGGTGAATGGGATACCGCTGCCACGCAGTGTATTGTCGAAGAGGCCGGTGGTCGAATTTTGGATACTCATTTGCAGCCATTGTCATACAACGAGCGCGATACGTTGGAGAACCCGAACTTTATTGTACTTGGGGATGAGTCGTTGGATTGGGGTGAGATTCTGGAAGAGAAAGGTTAAAGGTTAAAGGTTAAAGGTTAAAGGTTAAAGGGAGAGTAAGCCGCTTCTATATGCGACGTCTAACTTTCTTCCACCTTGTACCTTCAACCTTAATTCTGCTTTAGAACCGCCCTTTCTGACTCAGCTGATAACGCCCTTGGTTATCTGGCTGGCCAACTAGGCTCAGCTGGCTAGAGAGTATCGACGGAAACTCGGCCTCTGGCTTGAACCAGCCTTGTGAATCATAGCGATTATTTGACTCTAGTGTGGCACTAAACTCGCCACTCACCTGCGCGCTTTGCAGTGCACCGTTGACTTGCCACTGGCTGTCTTGGCAACTGATATCGGCAATCACTGGACCTAGAAGGATTGGGCCTACAGGCGTGCTTAACTCACCAGCAGCCCAGGCAATAGTTCCTTCTGCTGATGCACAATAAGGCTGGTCAAACTGGTAATCTCGCATGGTGAGTTCAACCTGACCCAAGGCATCAATTGGGATTGGCATCGGTAATTGCGACATTACATACGAAGCTGGGACTGAAGCGACAAACTGTTTTGCGTAAGGGCCAGACAGACCAACACCCACGGTGCCACGACCACGCAGATCAATGGCACTTCCGCGGCCAAAGCGAATATCAGCCTCTACGCGAGCCATCAACAAGGAAGCAGGTTTCACTTGCCATTGCAAAGAGCCGATTTGTTGCCCTTGCGCAGTGACACGTTGTGCCTGACCATTCCAAATCGTACCTGAGACACCTTCAACCTGAGCTACCTGCTTAGGCAGATAGCTCAATGCAAAGCTCGCTGGAATATGCGCAATCACACTCACCAAGAACACAACAACACACAGTAGTGAGATTAAGATAATACGGCGCATTAGTTGCCTCCCTTTTGGAACTGCAAGCGCTTCACGTCAACTAAACCTGCGCGGTCTGTGCGATCAACATCGAGGAACGCCACTTCCACTCCTTGCTGCTCTTTCAGGTATGAGATCCAATTTAAAAGTTGTTCAAACGGGATAGGTTGAACCCACACCTGCATCATATCGTCGCGAGGCGTCATACGAATGATTTCAACTTGGTAACGACTGGCAGATGAGTAAATCAACTGATTGAGAGGCTGATTGCTAGTGACAATACCGCCTTGAGCACGCAGCTGTGTCACTTCATCGGCTTTATTGGTTACCCAGCTCAGAAGTTGTCTTTCGGCATCGATTCGCAAGCGTGCGTTTTCCGCCTTAGCTTGGATTGGCTGAATCAAGCCCCAGTACAAAATACCCAGTAAAGCAAAGCCAGCACACACGCCAACCAGACGCTGTTCTCGCTGAGATAGTCCTTGCCACCAGCTTTTTACGGTTGCTAATTGTTCCATCATCACCCTCTACTGCGCCTTAATCGTGAACGTGCCAGTCACAACATCTTGGTTGCGATTGAGTGGACCTTGCTCAACCTCAAAACGCTCTGCCAATGCGACTCGAGCCTTTTCAAAACTTTGGAAGTCAGCACCTTGAGCCACTATACGCACCTCACCACGATTGGCATCAAAGCGTAAGCTTTGCATCTGAATGTCTGGTTTCGCACCGAGTGAACTTGAAAGGTTCGAGAACCAGTTCAACAGCGAGTCTTCCCCCGCGCCCCCAGAGAGACGAGCAATTTCAGACTCCATTTCACGTCTTAGGTAACTCGTTGTCGGGATGCGACTCTTACCGGTTAAATCACGGAAGATACGTTCGCTCTCGGCACGATAAGCTGATGCCTGAGACTCGTAACGCTGAATTTCAAGTACGTACTGCCCCATCAAGACCACCAGCAGCACACCTGCTGCGATGGCGGCTTTTTGCCACACTTTCCAGTGCTTCATGATGGATGAGCTTTGCTTGAAAGCGCCTGTTAACAGGTTGACTTTGCTGCTTATCGCTTGAGTCGCAAGCAGCTGCATCGGCAGCTCAGCTGGCGCATTGTGCCACTCTTGCCCCTCTGACAAACTCAGCTCTGGTAAAGGTGTATAGGCTTGCAGAGGTAGATACTCATCTGCGCTTTTGACCCAGTCTGACTGAGCTGTCAGTGCAAGCCAATCGCTTGGCACCACAGCCCCTAAGTCCGAACCCTTTTTCACCAGCCACTCATTACCCAATTGAACAGCACTCAAGCCATCTTGATTAGTTGGTAGCGCTAGCACATCTGGCATGACTTTCTTAACGTCAAAACCGAGTGTTCGACACTTCTCAAGCATCTGCTCAAACCAATCAAGGGCAACGGCGGAAACCCACGCCTCATCGCCTTTCTTGCTCAGAATAGTAAAGTGCAAGTCATCGACGTCTTGTGCCAGTTCATCTTCGAGCAAAAACGGCAGCATAGATTCAAACTGGCGACTAGCCCCTTTGGGAATCTCTACGCGGTTTAATGCCACATCGGTTGCTGACAACAATAGGATAACGCTACGCTGCTGAGCATAACTCTGCAGCGTCTCTAGTTCTGATTCATTGGCTAGTTCACCACTAGCAATGACTTCATTATTTTGTGTAGACCACACCAACCATGGAACGGGAGAGTTCGGCTGGCTAGTTAGTCGAACGGTCAGAAACTCGCTCACTGATCCCTCCAAAACGACGGCGTACCACCGACGCTGTTTCCCTATTGCTACTGTACAATAGGCTTCTAATTCTTACTCTAGACTGCTCAACCCAAACTTGAGCATCTAGCTCGAAATACTGACTATCCACACCTAAAAAGGCTTTTGCTTCATCACGCACACCAGCTTGGACGCTGGCCATTTCGGATTCGGCAAGGAAATCATCAACTGAATTCCATCCATCATAAGGTCGTCCCTCAATCAGGTTTTTAGCATCGCTGTCAGAGAGGTGTGGATGAAACATCGCCTCTAACAACGGCGCTTGATGCGGCTCTATCGTGTTTACATTGAGTACCCACTGATCGGTCGGCAATGCACACACCATTGGCGCCACATTTTGCATGATCTCGCCGGTCACTCCATTGATCGCTCTAAGCTCAGTGCTATCTGCAATCCAACTATTGGCCGTTAAATAGGCGGGCTGAACACTTTCATAGTAGCT comes from the Vibrio astriarenae genome and includes:
- a CDS encoding ComF family protein, which produces MTQLKHQRQFWHARPLALELAAVIEKPAPIITCVPMHWSRRLWRGFNQSEHLAYFLANRLGSEFEPNLLRRNRRTKPQQGLNARQRQSNLKTAFAINHLSSHKHVAIVDDVVTTGATIEQLCKLLLDVGVETIDIYCVCRTTLNDTNPSV
- the bioH gene encoding pimeloyl-ACP methyl ester esterase BioH, encoding MSTRLHWQTQGQGPDVILLHGWGMNGAVWEATAQQLAQHFTVHVVDLPGYGHSADVEATDMHSIVSLLIEQAPKQATWIGWSLGGLVASQVALSHPERVQKLVTVASSPKFAADLPWRGIKPQVLSAFTEQLTQDFDTTIERFMALQAMGSPSARQDVKTIKQAVLSRPSPNENALQLGLSFLANIDLREAVSELTLPVLRLYGRLDGLVPVKVAADMQSLLPSSSQFIFTQSAHAPFITESEEFNKQLVTFIG
- the gspL gene encoding type II secretion system protein GspL, which codes for MSEFLTVRLTSQPNSPVPWLVWSTQNNEVIASGELANESELETLQSYAQQRSVILLLSATDVALNRVEIPKGASRQFESMLPFLLEDELAQDVDDLHFTILSKKGDEAWVSAVALDWFEQMLEKCRTLGFDVKKVMPDVLALPTNQDGLSAVQLGNEWLVKKGSDLGAVVPSDWLALTAQSDWVKSADEYLPLQAYTPLPELSLSEGQEWHNAPAELPMQLLATQAISSKVNLLTGAFKQSSSIMKHWKVWQKAAIAAGVLLVVLMGQYVLEIQRYESQASAYRAESERIFRDLTGKSRIPTTSYLRREMESEIARLSGGAGEDSLLNWFSNLSSSLGAKPDIQMQSLRFDANRGEVRIVAQGADFQSFEKARVALAERFEVEQGPLNRNQDVVTGTFTIKAQ
- a CDS encoding SDR family oxidoreductase — translated: MNQKTVMVTGATSGIGREIVMRLAALGANVAFCGRSEQKLKHLLEELPEHSGNMYYRAFDATDSDMTKDFIIGALLELGQVDVLVNCAGANTSRHKVEALPVDTLNELLALNTVSPFVFMQEIYNRSMKPRNEGMIINVLSTVCHFSNEGIGAYTASKASFDALTKVFRKEVRENGIKVCAIYPGGVDTPFREAERPRYLSAEQVADAVLYMASQPAQAVVDELTIRPLVEKNYP
- a CDS encoding type II secretion system protein M produces the protein MMEQLATVKSWWQGLSQREQRLVGVCAGFALLGILYWGLIQPIQAKAENARLRIDAERQLLSWVTNKADEVTQLRAQGGIVTSNQPLNQLIYSSASRYQVEIIRMTPRDDMMQVWVQPIPFEQLLNWISYLKEQQGVEVAFLDVDRTDRAGLVDVKRLQFQKGGN
- a CDS encoding type II secretion system protein N, which gives rise to MRRIILISLLCVVVFLVSVIAHIPASFALSYLPKQVAQVEGVSGTIWNGQAQRVTAQGQQIGSLQWQVKPASLLMARVEADIRFGRGSAIDLRGRGTVGVGLSGPYAKQFVASVPASYVMSQLPMPIPIDALGQVELTMRDYQFDQPYCASAEGTIAWAAGELSTPVGPILLGPVIADISCQDSQWQVNGALQSAQVSGEFSATLESNNRYDSQGWFKPEAEFPSILSSQLSLVGQPDNQGRYQLSQKGRF
- a CDS encoding ATP-dependent Lon protease, which codes for MIVSPNNVSMPLIAPSVNVQTEQVARENRTTEPVKPAVELAKSNAERKIKEDDKRQRQSAWDPAEHPDYDLEPEEEQDEASPQNELDRLFSLIALNSYSEDQGKGYTIRFRLPKHIIEAAIQEGQMARRRTVIRYHYGHSVAPHPPSDVIAVL
- the nfuA gene encoding Fe-S biogenesis protein NfuA; this encodes MSHPITITESAQEHFAKLLAQQPEGTNIRVFVVNPGTQSAECGVSYCPPEAVEATDTEFAYEPFSAYVDELSLPFLEDAEIDYVTDKMGAQLTLKAPNAKMRKVSDDAPLIERVEYVIQTQVNPQLAGHGGHVNLVEITDEGVAIVAFGGGCNGCSMVDVTLKEGIEKQLIQEFAGELTGVKDATEHQAGEHSYY
- the nudE gene encoding ADP compounds hydrolase NudE, giving the protein MKKRSLPNILETRVVAQSRLFTIESQDLEFSNGEKRTYERMKPSGRNAVMMVPISDSGDILLVREYAAGTERYELGFPKGLIDLGETPEQAANRELKEEIGFGANSLIPLKEVVLAPSYFSSKMTLFVVQDLYPETLEGDEPEPLEIVRWPLAQAEELLTHLDFCEARSITALLLALRFLNSQ
- the cysQ gene encoding 3'(2'),5'-bisphosphate nucleotidase CysQ; translation: MTTSHDLSPLLPNVIEIARSAGQLILDIYQKKQYEEYTKSDETPVTSADIAAHKLITKQLSELTPDIPVLSEEAADISLEKRAQWDRYWLVDPLDGTQEFIARSGDFATIIALIDNNRPIMGVVYAPVSGVTYYAYRDKGAWKIPDMAESVRIKSHQHPGKMQPIAIAISRRQDINRITGRMSSAWNYELVPLGSAALKACLVAEGAVDCYLRLGPTGEWDTAATQCIVEEAGGRILDTHLQPLSYNERDTLENPNFIVLGDESLDWGEILEEKG